From the Marispirochaeta aestuarii genome, one window contains:
- a CDS encoding aldo/keto reductase, whose translation MKMMKIGKSGIEASALGLGAWAIGGDSNWGPSDDAESIKTIHRARELGITLVDTAPAYGLGHSEEVVGKALKGRRDQYVLATKCGIRWDIDEGGLLMERDGVKIVRNASPARLAEEIEWSLKRLDTDYLDLYIVHWQATEDYPFPISETMGYLMDLKAQGKIRAIGASNLNREQFMEYVNNGQLDLIQEKYSMLDRGVEEKFFGLCKEHGVTFQAYSPLERGVLTGKYGPESTVNMGLAKSKIEWYQKDKLARIQDLKKKWQPLLEKYGCSMTELVLAWTMSQGTGDNVNVLGGARKIPQIEENVGGGNISVDASDLASMRKDVEAIS comes from the coding sequence ATGAAGATGATGAAAATCGGAAAATCCGGTATCGAAGCTTCCGCCCTGGGCCTGGGCGCCTGGGCCATCGGAGGAGACAGCAACTGGGGTCCCAGCGACGATGCGGAATCCATCAAGACGATCCACCGCGCCCGGGAACTGGGAATTACCCTGGTGGACACCGCCCCGGCCTACGGACTGGGCCACAGCGAAGAGGTTGTGGGCAAGGCCCTGAAAGGTCGCCGGGATCAGTACGTGCTGGCAACCAAGTGCGGAATCCGCTGGGACATCGACGAAGGCGGCCTTCTGATGGAACGGGACGGCGTAAAGATTGTCCGGAACGCGAGCCCCGCCCGTCTGGCGGAGGAGATCGAGTGGAGCCTTAAGCGGCTGGATACGGACTACCTGGACCTCTACATTGTCCACTGGCAGGCCACCGAGGACTACCCCTTCCCCATCAGCGAGACCATGGGATACCTGATGGACCTGAAGGCCCAGGGAAAGATTCGCGCCATCGGCGCTTCCAACCTGAACCGTGAGCAGTTCATGGAGTACGTGAACAACGGCCAGCTGGACCTGATCCAGGAGAAGTACAGCATGCTGGACCGGGGCGTGGAAGAGAAGTTCTTCGGTCTCTGCAAGGAGCACGGCGTAACCTTCCAGGCCTACTCTCCCCTGGAACGGGGCGTTCTAACGGGTAAATACGGCCCGGAAAGTACTGTGAACATGGGCCTTGCAAAGAGCAAGATCGAATGGTACCAGAAGGACAAACTGGCCCGGATTCAGGACCTGAAGAAGAAGTGGCAGCCCCTGCTGGAAAAGTACGGCTGCTCCATGACCGAGCTGGTACTGGCATGGACCATGTCCCAGGGGACAGGGGACAACGTAAACGTCCTGGGGGGCGCCCGGAAGATTCCCCAGATAGAAGAGAACGTTGGCGGCGGAAATATCAGCGTCGACGCCTCGGACCTTGCATCCATGCGCAAGGACGTGGAAGCGATTTCCTAG
- a CDS encoding TRAP transporter substrate-binding protein encodes MLKKALGIALLLAVILSPIYSGGEKEAAGGEKQIVLRLGHDQSDGHPYDLGVKRFAEEVEKRTNGAVAIKIYPAAQLGDSPEQIEGLNLGTLDLSLSAFSHVTGFVKELDLFGAPFLFEDEEHFSAVFNGEVGEILDQACQEKYNIRLLSTFTSGYRLLFNAERPIEKIGDLEGLKIRVMGGEANSLTWSVFGAIPAPLPYSEVYSALQAGVVDGAENEPVSIMMNKFYEAAPYFALTDHLVLPMGLFMSDKVLQDLPAEYQEIIKEAAQDAAIWERDYITEKNMSSIKEMQEKYDVVVTRPDKTALMERGRPIQDQMAKKLGLEDLLEKVRAAAK; translated from the coding sequence ATGTTAAAGAAGGCACTAGGCATTGCACTGCTGCTGGCAGTTATTCTCTCTCCGATATATTCCGGAGGAGAAAAGGAAGCAGCAGGGGGAGAAAAACAGATTGTATTGAGGCTCGGACACGACCAGTCCGATGGACACCCTTACGACCTCGGGGTAAAGCGTTTTGCGGAAGAGGTGGAAAAACGGACCAACGGGGCGGTGGCGATCAAGATTTATCCCGCGGCCCAGCTGGGGGACAGCCCCGAGCAGATCGAGGGACTCAACCTGGGGACTCTGGACCTTTCTCTGTCGGCTTTTTCCCATGTTACCGGTTTTGTAAAGGAGCTGGACCTTTTCGGTGCACCTTTCCTGTTCGAGGATGAAGAGCACTTCAGCGCGGTATTCAACGGCGAGGTAGGCGAGATTCTTGACCAGGCATGCCAGGAAAAATACAACATCCGGCTGCTCTCTACCTTTACCTCCGGCTATCGTCTGCTCTTTAATGCCGAGCGGCCGATAGAAAAGATCGGCGATCTTGAGGGCTTAAAGATCCGCGTAATGGGCGGGGAAGCAAACTCCCTGACCTGGTCGGTATTCGGCGCCATTCCCGCGCCCCTGCCCTATTCCGAGGTCTACTCCGCCCTGCAGGCCGGAGTCGTTGACGGTGCGGAGAACGAGCCGGTGAGCATAATGATGAACAAGTTCTACGAAGCGGCACCCTACTTTGCCCTGACAGACCACCTGGTACTTCCCATGGGTCTTTTCATGAGCGACAAGGTTCTGCAGGATCTTCCCGCGGAATACCAGGAAATTATCAAAGAAGCCGCCCAGGACGCAGCGATCTGGGAACGGGACTACATTACCGAAAAGAATATGTCCTCCATCAAGGAGATGCAGGAAAAATACGACGTGGTGGTTACCCGGCCGGACAAGACTGCACTGATGGAACGAGGCCGACCGATCCAGGACCAGATGGCCAAAAAACTGGGGCTTGAGGATCTTCTGGAGAAGGTCCGGGCCGCAGCCAAATAA
- a CDS encoding penicillin-binding protein activator LpoB codes for MRAKLSLLIIAVVFTVAGCATSGVTVERTAADTQTDLSGRWNDTDSRLVAEEMIRDMSSRPWLGDFRAAEGRKPVLIVGSIRNKSSEHIDTTPFVKDIERELINGGQVTFVANPEERVGVRAEKEDQQFEASQETIKRLGEETGADFMLIGSISSQVDAIEGKRATLYQVDMELINIENMEKVWIGTKKIKKLVEQSKVRW; via the coding sequence ATGAGGGCAAAGCTTAGTCTTCTTATTATTGCAGTAGTTTTCACCGTTGCCGGCTGTGCCACCTCCGGGGTCACAGTGGAACGGACCGCAGCGGATACCCAGACCGATCTGAGCGGCCGCTGGAACGATACCGACAGCCGTCTGGTCGCCGAGGAGATGATCCGGGACATGAGTTCCCGCCCCTGGCTCGGCGATTTCCGGGCCGCGGAAGGCCGCAAACCGGTACTGATTGTCGGCAGCATCCGGAACAAGAGCTCCGAGCATATCGATACCACCCCCTTCGTCAAGGACATCGAGCGTGAGCTCATCAACGGCGGCCAGGTTACCTTCGTGGCCAACCCCGAAGAGCGGGTCGGTGTACGGGCGGAGAAGGAGGATCAGCAGTTCGAGGCCTCCCAGGAGACCATCAAGCGTCTGGGAGAAGAAACCGGGGCCGATTTCATGCTTATCGGGTCCATAAGCTCCCAGGTCGACGCCATCGAAGGTAAGCGCGCCACCCTGTATCAGGTGGACATGGAGCTTATCAATATCGAAAACATGGAAAAGGTCTGGATCGGTACCAAAAAGATCAAGAAGCTTGTGGAGCAGAGTAAAGTCCGATGGTAG
- a CDS encoding TRAP transporter large permease, with amino-acid sequence MLWVLFLSFILLCLIRVPIAFAMFISSTLAIVFEGHVPLTIVVQRIWVGLNNFPLLAVPFFMVVGQLMNETGISRRLIDFSDALVGHLKGGMAHVNVVVSMIFAGISGVSSADTSGVGSVLIPAQVKAGYPRGFTAGITAASSTLGNIIPPSLMMIIYAATAGLSVGGMFLSGIIPGVLIGTLQMGYSFFVAYRLGIGGDHKFSFKRLWKHSKLAILALFIPIIVIGGIIFGIFTATEASSITVLYALVLALLYREASLKKIYETFKTSLGLFSLSLFCVAAASLWGWVLAFYNIPEMVVEFMGNAGMLDSTYLIFLTVVIIFLVIGTFMDAIPAIIILQPIIGQITATAGINPYHMGIVVVLTLAIGLITPPYGLCLLISADLAELSIAKATRAMVPFYLISLFVLAVAVFLPDLMLWIPRVAMPTYM; translated from the coding sequence ATGTTATGGGTATTGTTTTTATCGTTTATTCTTTTATGCCTGATCCGCGTACCCATCGCCTTTGCGATGTTCATATCATCCACCCTGGCGATCGTCTTTGAAGGACACGTTCCACTGACCATTGTTGTTCAGCGGATCTGGGTGGGACTGAACAATTTTCCCCTGCTGGCGGTTCCCTTTTTCATGGTGGTTGGCCAGCTGATGAACGAGACGGGGATTTCCCGCAGACTGATCGACTTTTCCGACGCCCTGGTGGGACACCTGAAAGGGGGCATGGCCCATGTAAACGTCGTTGTAAGCATGATCTTTGCCGGAATTTCCGGGGTCTCCTCGGCGGACACCAGCGGCGTGGGATCGGTGCTGATACCGGCCCAGGTAAAAGCGGGCTACCCCAGAGGCTTTACCGCAGGGATTACCGCGGCATCGTCCACCCTGGGAAACATTATTCCGCCAAGCCTGATGATGATCATCTATGCAGCCACCGCGGGACTTTCGGTGGGGGGCATGTTCCTCTCCGGTATTATTCCCGGCGTACTGATCGGTACCCTGCAGATGGGCTACTCCTTTTTCGTCGCCTACCGGCTGGGAATAGGGGGAGACCACAAGTTTTCCTTTAAACGGCTCTGGAAACACTCCAAACTGGCCATTCTGGCGTTGTTTATCCCCATAATCGTTATAGGCGGCATTATCTTCGGCATATTTACCGCTACAGAGGCATCCTCCATTACCGTGCTCTACGCCCTGGTTCTGGCGCTTCTGTACCGCGAGGCAAGCCTTAAAAAGATTTACGAGACCTTTAAAACCAGCCTCGGGCTTTTCTCCCTCTCCCTCTTCTGCGTGGCAGCGGCCTCGCTGTGGGGATGGGTGCTTGCCTTCTACAACATTCCGGAGATGGTCGTGGAGTTCATGGGGAACGCGGGTATGCTGGATTCCACCTACCTGATCTTTTTGACGGTGGTAATTATCTTTCTGGTAATCGGGACGTTTATGGATGCCATTCCGGCGATTATTATTCTGCAGCCGATTATCGGGCAGATTACCGCGACCGCGGGAATTAATCCCTACCATATGGGAATCGTTGTCGTCCTGACCCTGGCTATAGGGCTTATAACCCCGCCCTACGGTCTGTGCCTTCTGATTTCGGCGGACCTGGCGGAGCTTTCGATTGCCAAGGCGACCCGCGCCATGGTGCCCTTTTACCTGATTTCTCTGTTCGTGCTGGCCGTGGCGGTATTCCTGCCGGACCTGATGCTCTGGATACCCCGTGTGGCAATGCCGACCTATATGTGA
- a CDS encoding helix-turn-helix domain-containing protein: MNDRHKLPDSQTIGRHIRKLRKLQHRTLQDVADNCGFTKSLLSKIEGGKVVPPVATLIKIASALHTNISGLIAEGNSRDCVFVPAAKEERSPVPTESGYSILPLAVEMPHKKMQPVLITVRPEELNDKIHSHEGEELIFVLEGILEFQVDDQRYVLNPGDSIFFNSIIEHRITGVHSEYVKFLDIFN, translated from the coding sequence TTGAACGACAGGCACAAACTCCCGGATTCCCAGACCATCGGCAGACACATTCGGAAACTGAGAAAGCTGCAGCACCGTACCCTGCAGGACGTGGCGGACAACTGCGGTTTCACCAAGAGCCTTCTTTCCAAGATAGAGGGGGGAAAGGTGGTTCCGCCGGTGGCGACCCTGATAAAGATAGCCTCCGCCCTTCATACCAACATTTCCGGCCTGATTGCCGAGGGGAACAGCCGGGACTGTGTCTTTGTGCCCGCCGCCAAAGAGGAACGTTCACCGGTCCCCACCGAAAGCGGCTATTCCATTCTGCCCCTGGCCGTGGAGATGCCCCACAAGAAGATGCAGCCGGTACTCATTACCGTACGTCCGGAAGAGCTGAACGACAAGATCCACAGCCACGAGGGGGAAGAGCTTATCTTCGTGCTGGAGGGGATACTCGAGTTTCAGGTGGACGATCAGAGGTATGTTCTGAACCCCGGGGACAGCATTTTTTTCAATTCAATAATCGAACACCGCATTACCGGGGTCCATTCAGAGTACGTCAAATTTCTGGATATTTTTAACTAA
- a CDS encoding TRAP transporter small permease: MNKFIDKLEKIQRTFGSIMLVGLLIVVSLQVISRFIIKSPIQWTEEGSRFIFFWVALMGACVSVKTKKHFTIAVYEPGNFRNPLVRLVAELIPDVIVLGFCVLLTWYGWEYFTSGFTRRGIEVPLQMSWVYAALPVSGVTMALYTINSILITIRNSRKSGEQ, encoded by the coding sequence GTGAACAAATTCATCGATAAACTGGAAAAGATCCAAAGAACCTTCGGAAGCATTATGCTGGTAGGCCTGCTTATTGTGGTTTCTCTGCAGGTAATAAGCAGATTTATCATCAAGTCCCCGATCCAGTGGACGGAAGAGGGATCCAGGTTCATCTTTTTCTGGGTCGCCCTGATGGGGGCCTGTGTAAGCGTTAAAACAAAAAAACACTTTACCATTGCCGTGTACGAGCCCGGCAATTTTCGCAATCCCCTGGTCCGGCTCGTGGCGGAACTGATTCCCGACGTTATCGTCCTGGGATTCTGTGTTCTGCTGACCTGGTACGGCTGGGAGTATTTTACCTCCGGTTTTACCCGCAGGGGAATCGAGGTACCGCTGCAGATGTCCTGGGTATACGCGGCCCTGCCGGTCTCCGGTGTTACCATGGCCCTGTATACGATTAACAGCATCCTGATCACTATCCGGAACAGCCGAAAAAGCGGGGAGCAGTAA